The following coding sequences lie in one Anomaloglossus baeobatrachus isolate aAnoBae1 chromosome 7, aAnoBae1.hap1, whole genome shotgun sequence genomic window:
- the LOC142245454 gene encoding uncharacterized protein LOC142245454, with protein MEKGESDVWGDERRKEEDPTDDCASISEGHLIPSYFKADDCSITQDTYEEQGHISNILSANHRKELSSDPVKELSPNPSKTVKQNNSVRSVKDQTAHTRLKTISCTECEKCFTDKTKFAIHWRIHIGVKPFSCSECGKCFISKSQFLRHERSHTGEKPFSCSECGKCFRQKSQIVAHERIHTGENPFSCSECGKCFMKKFSLLRHERSHTGEKPFSCSECGKCFSQKSQIVAHERIHTGEKPFSCSECGKCFHHKPHLVTHEKIHTGEKPFSCSECGKCFSRKSDLLTHERIHTGEKPFSCSECGKCFTDKSSLRGHERLHTGEKPFSCSECGKSFTDRSSLRIHERLHTGEKPFSCSECGKYFTDRSSLRAHERLHTGEKPFSCSECGKSFTDRSCLRTHKKLHTGEKPFSCSECGKSFTDRSSLFTHERIHTGEKPFSCSECGKCFTARSALRKHERIHTGEKPFSCSECGKCFSRKLSLVIHERIHTGEKPFSCSECGKSFTDISSLRTHERLHTGEKPFSCSECGKSFTDRSSLRTHERLHTGEKPFSCSECGKSFTDRSSLFTHEKIHTGEKPFSCSECGKCFLRKLQLVRHQRTHTGKKPC; from the coding sequence atgactgtgccAGTATCTCCGAAGGACATTTGATACCTTCATATTTTAAAGCAGATGATTGTAGCATCACAcaagatacatatgaagagcaaggACACATCTCAAATATACTCTCAGCCAATCATCGGAAAGAACTATCATCTGATCCTGTTAAAGAACTATCTCCTAATCCATCAAAGACAGTTAAGCAAAACAATAGTGTCAGAAGTGTGAAAGATCAAACAGCGCACACCAGGTTGAAGACTATTTCATgcacagaatgtgagaaatgttttacagataaaacGAAATTTGCTATTCATTGGAGAATTCACATTggagtgaagccattttcatgctcagaatgtgggaaatgttttattagcaAATCTCAATTTCTTagacatgagagaagtcacacaggggagaaaccattttcatgctcagaatgtgggaaatgttttcgtcAGAAATCGCAAATTgttgcacatgagagaattcacacaggggagaatccattttcatgctcagaatgtgggaaatgttttatgaaGAAATTTAGTCTTCTTagacatgagagaagtcacacaggggagaagccattttcatgctcagaatgtgggaaatgttttagtcagaaatcgcAAATTgttgcacatgagagaattcacacaggggagaagccattttcatgttcagaatgtgggaaatgttttcatcaTAAACCTCATCTTGtcacacatgagaaaattcacacaggggagaagccattttcatgttcagaatgtgggaaatgttttagtcgcaAATCTGATcttcttacacatgagagaattcacacaggggagaagccattttcatgttcagaatgtgggaaatgttttacagataaatctTCTCTTCGTGGACATGAGaggcttcacacaggggagaagccattttcttgctcagagtgtgggaaatcttttacagaTAGATCTTCCCTTCGTATACATGAGAGgcttcacactggggagaagccattttcttgctcagaatgtgggaaatattttacagaTAGATCTTCTCTTCGTGCACATGAaagacttcacacaggggagaagccattttcttgctcagaatgtgggaaatcttttacagaTAGATCTTGTCTTCGTACACATAAGAagcttcacacaggagagaagccattttcttgctcagaatgtgggaaatcttttacagatagatcttctctttttacacatgagagaattcacactggggagaagccattttcttgctcagaatgtgggaaatgttttacagctaGATCAGCTCTTCGTAAACATGAGcgcattcacacaggggagaagccattttcatgttcagaatgtgggaaatgttttagtcgcaAATTGTctcttgttatacatgagagaattcacacaggggagaagccattttcttgctcagaatgtgggaaatcttttacagaTATATCTTCTCTTCGTACACATGAGaggcttcacacaggggagaagccattttcttgctcagaatgtgggaaatcttttacagaTAGATCTTCTCTTCGTACACATGAGaggcttcacacaggggagaagccattttcttgctcagaatgtgggaaatcttttacagatagatcttctctttttacacatgagaaaattcacacaggggagaagccattttcatgttcagaatgtggaaaatgttttcttAGGAAATTacaacttgttagacatcaaagaactcacactggGAAGAAGCCATGTTAA